The Arcobacter sp. LA11 sequence ACTTGCATTTTTACCAAATAAAACACCATTGGAGTTAAGTATCCATACTTGACCATTTGCATTTAAAGCTCCGTTTATAACACTTTTTTCATTTCCTATAACTCTGTTTAAGGTTATAGCTGAGCTGTTTGGTTGTTTAAAGTTTACGGTTTCATGGTTGGCTATATTAAACTTTTGCCAATTTATACTCGCTTTTTGTGTATTTTGATGAATATTTGTGACATTAGCACTTTGTGAGATACTTGCATCTCCACTGGTTACTACTCCTCCACTTGGTGCTGCTTGAAGTAAGCTTGCACTTGTTAGCATTGCACTTACTACTAAGCTTATCTTCCCACCTTTTAAAATTCTAAAGCGTGAACTAAAATCGATTAATCTTTTCATTGGGTTTCCTTTTTCTGTTCAATTTCCTAGCTTATATTTTTAAAATACCCATCCCGCTTGGAATAAGATTTTACTATTTTCGTTTGGTTCACTCTCTATATCATCACTATTAAAGTTCCAAGCTACTTGCATTTGCCCAAAGAAGTCTTTATACGAAGCATAGTATCCTAAGCCTATGTCTTGAAGTGATTTTGATTCAAAGCCTACTGTATTATCTGCCATAAAAACTCGTCCTCTGTCATAAAAAACACCCACATTGTGTGTAAGCTCATTGATATTAGGTAAAGTGTGTTTTAACTCTATATTAAATAAATACCCATTCTCAGCACTTATTTCTCCACTTGGATAAAGTTTTACTCCATAGGCTCCACCAAGAGAAAAATCTTCACTTCCATCAAGGTTTTTATTTCCTAAGGCATATTGCATTTGCAATGAACTTTCTAAACTTATCTTAGGAGTAAAAAGCATATTAT is a genomic window containing:
- a CDS encoding filamentous hemagglutinin N-terminal domain-containing protein — translated: MKRLIDFSSRFRILKGGKISLVVSAMLTSASLLQAAPSGGVVTSGDASISQSANVTNIHQNTQKASINWQKFNIANHETVNFKQPNSSAITLNRVIGNEKSVINGALNANGQVWILNSNGVLFGKNAS